One part of the Anopheles merus strain MAF chromosome 3L, AmerM5.1, whole genome shotgun sequence genome encodes these proteins:
- the LOC121598615 gene encoding EH domain-binding protein 1 isoform X2 — translation MGSVWKRLQRVNKRAAKFSFTVSYHELFMETTAKWRPNKLHVVWTRRSRRVQSSALEWQPDLINPLSSTMSWPMPDNHTIAVTLFKDIRTHELEDKDWTFVLEDVSQLGKKRALASATINMRKYASIESTQQTFTLRLRPVSKKILAANLELTLSCVFLREGKATDEDMQSIISLMSVNNVSDIAPLDDLEDIPDLENSIDFSENMSELTNQLEQLTTSLNSSELLTPMSGVPSLLSDDQTPIVCGSREMFLDMMLAGREDDGRRELDENENKPALQHHHRPHAREEGTGDGGQTGSHSSSPSQRETRENSLPETVKSAEREEEEEEDQLDKQLDALGVLEDDEEDNDFASGRSTPVPTEANRVPTPEPTPPAVAVEEEAKPSSPEPPPKASPLDGKAFNSSRSDLKPLNLVKSYDNEPKEREQSTIIESDRQEADEKSDISLVPPIRPVPLLAGGELLKPLGTLKDSTPGQDLLEWCKEVTKNYNGVKVTNLTTSWRNGMAFCAVIHHFYPNLIDMTKLSPGNVIENCRTAFDAAEKLGIPRVIEPRDMNLLAVPDKLAVMTYLYQLRAHFTGHQLEVQSIGETTDDSSYVIGNYKSDKLCKNLLNLTDIITPNNDDHPLGSKLDTKAALLANSKHLLGRVLSPTKDKLPNFPFSLLDGPLGPGHVANNGPANNERVESGGDSNGSSKPANGLSGHQSSSIDSGSSNTSSSTAANEGDAASEKLTVATTVDSGSDGRSVAVNGSSASPTGDDEDGQRRAQTENSVQQPGDDDEEIQTLPTLDLNKANKLILRHKEMSERAKLMIERLRSSHVDSKGDKDATDRQARLREEARKLIAGAKLKLSGLDSPSSPTKLFPSGGRPAPAPLSPDRAISPINNGSEFIFPIGHHHPHRKDTGSPATQQDPTGKEGSNGHSYKAAEQHHHLLKRSTPSPSKLIEFMGPKSQDDDNGQVERVNYIQSELNKLEREQEAIDLKANALEKKLRAVMGGTMTNVSETEDQLMSQWFTLVNKKNALLRRQMQLNLLEQENDLEKKYEMLNMELRAALSVEDWQKTEEQREKEALLLTELVAIVDKRNELVQNLHSQEQAIEDDDEIERKLETVDINQKDEKCVIQ, via the exons GCGACCGAACAAACTGCACGTCGTGTGGACGCGCCGTTCGCGCCGCGTCCAGTCCAGCGCGCTCGAGTGGCAGCCGGACCTAATCAACCCGCTCAGCAGCACCATGTCCTGGCCGATGCCGGACAACCACACGATCGCGGTCACGCTGTTCAAAGACATCCGGACGCACGAGCTGGAGGATAAGGATTGGACGTTCGTGCTGGAGGATGTGTCGCAGCTCGGTAAAAAGCGGGCCCTTGCGTCCGCTACGATCAACATGCGCAAGTACGCCAGTATCGAATCGACGCAGCAAACGTTTACGCTCCGGTTGCGCCCGGTGTCGAAGAAAATCCTCGCCGCCAACCTGGAGCTAACGCTGAGCTGCGTGTTTCTGCGCGAGGGCAAAGCAACGGACGAGGACATGCAGAGCATCATCTCGCTGATGTCGGTGAACAATGTGTCCGACATAGCGCCGCTCGACGATCTCGAGGACATACCGGATCTGGAGAACTCGATCGACTTCTCCGAGAACATGTCCGAGCTGACGAACCAGCTCGAGCAGCTGACGACGAGCCTGAACAGCTCGGAGCTGCTGACACCGATGAGCGGCGTGCCCTCGCTGCTGTCCGACGATCAAACGCCGATCGTGTGCGGGTCGCGCGAAATGTTCCTCGACATGATGCTGGCGGGGCGGGAGGACGACGGCAGGCGTGAGTTGGACGAGAATGAGAACAAACCGGCGCTGCAACACCACCACAGACCACACGCGCGCGAGGAGGGTACGGGTGACGGTGGTCAAACCGGTTCGCACTCTTCGTCTCCTAGTCAGAGGGAAACTCGTGAAAACAGCCTCCCGGAAACGGTTAAAAGTGCAGAACgggaggaagaagaggaagaggacCAGCTGGACAAGCAGCTCGACGCACTGGGCGTGCTGGAAGACGACGAGGAAGACAATGACTTTGCATCCGGTCGATCAACACCGGTCCCAACGGAGGCTAACCGTGTACCGACGCCGGAACCCACGCCGCCGGCCGTCGCCGTGGAGGAGGAAGCAAAACCGTCCTCCCCGGAACCACCACCAAAAGCATCGCCCCTCGATGGTAAAGCGTTCAACAGCAGCCGATCGGACCTGAAACCACTGAACCTAGTCAAGAGCTACGACAACGAACCGAAGGAAAGGGAACAAAGCACCATAATAGAGTCCGATCGGCAGGAGGCGGACGAAAAGTCGGACATCTCGTTGGTTCCACCGATCCGGCCCGTTCCGCTGTTGGCCGGTGGGGAGCTGCTGAAACCACTCGGCACGCTCAAGGACAGCACGCCCGGGCAGGATCTGCTGGAATGGTGCAAGGAGGTGACGAAGAACTACAACGGCGTGAAGGTGACCAACCTGACGACCAGCTGGCGTAACGGGATGGCATTCTGTGCGGTGATACATCACTTTTATCCTAATTTAAT TGACATGACGAAATTGTCCCCTGGCAATGTGATTGAAAACTGTCGAACGGCTTTCGATGCGGCCGAAAAGCTCGGCATACCGCGGGTGATTGAGCCGCGCGATATGAATTTGCTCGCCGTGCCGGATAAGCTGGCCGTCATGACGTACCTTTATCAGCTGCGGGCGCACTTCACCGGACACCAGCTGGAGGTCCAATCGATCG GCGAAACAACGGACGATTCCAGCTACGTGATCGGGAACTACAAATCGGACAAGCTGTGCAAGAATCTGCTCAACTTGACCGACATCATCACGCCCAACAACGACGACCACCCGCTCGGGTCGAAGCTGGACACGAAGGCGGCCCTGCTCGCCAACTCGAAGCACCTGCTGGGGCGCGTCCTGTCCCCGACCAAAGATAAGCTGCCCAACTTTCCCTTCAGCCTGCTGGACGGGCCGCTCGGTCCGGGGCACGTGGCAAACAATGGCCCGGCGAACAATGAGCGGGTAGAGAGCGGTGGTGACAGCAATGGTAGCAGCAAACCAGCGAACGGTTTGAGTGGCCATCAGAGCAGCAGCATAGACAGTGGAAGCAGCAACACGTCCTCTTCCACGGCCGCCAATGAAGGGGACGCGGCAAGTGAAAAGCTTACCGTGGCCACGACGGTTGACAGTGGCAGTGATGGTCGGTCGGTGGCTGTTAATGGCAGCAGTGCCAGTCCCACCGGCGATGACGAAGATGGCCAAAGACGTGCGCAAACGGAAAACAGTGTACAGCAGCCGGGTGACGATGATGAAGAGATTCAAACGCTTCCGACGTTGGATTTGAACAAAGCAAAC AAATTGATTTTACGGCACAAAGAAATGAGCGAGCGGGCCAAGCTCATGATAGAACGGCTTAGATCGTCGCACGTAGATAGCAAAGGTGACAAGGATGCA ACCGATCGACAGGCCAGATTGCGCGAGGAGGCCCGCAAACTGATTGCCGGCGCCAAGTTAAAGCTGTCCGGGCTGGACTCTCCTTCATCGCCGACGAAACTGTTCCCCTCCGGTGGTCGCCCGGCCCCTGCTCCACTCTCGCCAGATCGGGCCATCTCACCGATCAACAATGGGTCGGAGTTTATCTTTCCCATTGGCCATCACCATCCGCATCGGAAGGATACGGGTTCGCCCGCCACCCAGCAGGACCCTACCGGCAAGGAGGGTAGCAATGGGCACAGCTACAAGGCGGCGGAACAGCATCACCATCTGCTGAAGCGCAGCACACCGTCGCCGAGCAAGTTGATTGAGTTCATGGGTCCAAAGAGCCAAGATGATGACAATGGTCAG GTGGAACGTGTAAATTACATTCAAAGTGAGCTTAACAAACTGGAGCGCGAGCAGGAAGCGATCGATCTGAAAGCAAACGCACTGGAAAAGAAGCTACGCGCTGTGATGGGCGGAACGATGACGA ACGTTTCCGAAACCGAAGATCAACTCATGTCACAATGGTTCACGTTGGTAAACAAAAAGAACGCACTGCTCAGGCGGCAAATGCAGCTTAATCTACT TGAACAAGAGAATGATCTTGAGAAAAAGTACGAAATGCTAAACATGGAGCTGCGTGCAGCCCTTTCCGTCGAGGATTGGCAGAAGACGGAGGAGCAGCGCGAGAAGGAAGCGTTGCTACTGACGGAACTGGTGGCAATCGTGGACAAGCGCAATGAGCTGGTGCAAAATCTGCACAGCCAGGAGCAGGC TATCGAAGATGACGACGAAATTGAACGAAAGCTGGAAACGGTAGACATTAACCAGAAGGACGAAAAGTGTGTCATCCAGTGA